One part of the Mariniflexile litorale genome encodes these proteins:
- a CDS encoding HAD family phosphatase gives MIKAIIFDFGNVFINLDIEGATNHTFNKFKIDSLSEEMIAFNSFYEQGLISTEEFIGFYSENFPNLSNEELIDIWNFMLKDFPNHRLEFLKNLKAASKYKLILLSNTNELHINHIKRTVPFYDEFKNYFDAFYLSHEINLRKPNRDIFDFVLSENKLNAHECLFIDDNEDNCKISKSLEIKTWHINPETEDVSNLFKIKKDLF, from the coding sequence ATGATTAAAGCCATCATATTCGACTTTGGCAACGTGTTTATCAATTTAGATATTGAAGGCGCGACCAACCATACGTTTAACAAATTTAAGATTGATTCCCTTTCTGAAGAAATGATTGCTTTTAATAGCTTTTATGAACAAGGATTAATTTCAACCGAAGAATTTATTGGGTTTTATAGCGAAAATTTCCCCAATCTTTCAAACGAAGAATTAATAGACATTTGGAATTTTATGCTTAAAGATTTTCCTAATCATCGTCTAGAATTTTTAAAAAACTTAAAAGCAGCTTCAAAATACAAACTCATACTTTTAAGCAATACCAACGAACTTCATATAAATCACATAAAAAGAACAGTTCCGTTTTACGATGAATTCAAAAATTATTTTGATGCATTTTATTTATCGCACGAAATCAATTTAAGAAAACCAAACCGCGATATTTTCGATTTTGTTTTAAGCGAAAATAAATTAAATGCCCACGAATGCCTTTTTATTGATGATAATGAAGATAATTGTAAAATCTCAAAATCGTTAGAGATTAAAACATGGCACATCAATCCAGAAACCGAAGATGTTTCAAATTTATTTAAAATTAAGAAAGATCTATTTTAA